DNA sequence from the Neisseria mucosa genome:
GTATTCGTCGTTTTCGTCATCGTCCAGTCGAATCAAGCTGTCGAGGGTGTGGCGGAAGACGAGGGCGTTGCGGTGGATGCGGATGACTTTGTCGCCAAGCAACTCTTCCCAGTAAACCAATGTTTTCGGTAATTCGTAGCTTTGGCCGTCGCCGGTAAACAGATAGACGGTTTTGTGTTCCGCCATCAGGTAACGTGCCTGTTGCCAGGGGATTTCAACCATGCGCTCGCGGTTGTACACTTTGAAATGGGTGAAGCTGTCTGCTTTTTCGCGGTTTTTCTCGATGATGCGGTCAAGCGCGGTTTGCAGGCGGGTCATTTTGATCGGTTTGAGCAGATAGTCTGCGGCAGCCAGCTCGAACGCGCGCAGAGCGTGTTCTTCGTAGGCTGTGGTGAAGACAATTTCCGGCTGGCGTTTGGCGGTACGCTTGATGCGTTCGACAAACTCGAGACCGTCGATTTCCGGCATGCCGATGTCGGCAAAGACAATGTCGACTTCGTGGACGCTCAGCCACTCCAATGCTGGCATGGCATGGTGAAAGACGTTGAGCAGTACGACATTGCATTCTTCCAATAATACACGCAAGCGTTCTGCTGCTAATACTTCGTCTTCTA
Encoded proteins:
- a CDS encoding LytR/AlgR family response regulator transcription factor yields the protein MPSAIIVEDEVLAAERLRVLLEECNVVLLNVFHHAMPALEWLSVHEVDIVFADIGMPEIDGLEFVERIKRTAKRQPEIVFTTAYEEHALRAFELAAADYLLKPIKMTRLQTALDRIIEKNREKADSFTHFKVYNRERMVEIPWQQARYLMAEHKTVYLFTGDGQSYELPKTLVYWEELLGDKVIRIHRNALVFRHTLDSLIRLDDDENDEYASTWGAKILDIPTPLPVSRRQLSTLRKIIKNSI